In the Halorussus rarus genome, CCCGGCACTCCTCGAGGAACAGTGCCTCGCCGTGTTTGAGAACGTTCCCCTTGTGGACGGCTGTTACGTCCTTGTCGTGAGCGTCGGCGTGGGCGAACGCCGCTTCGGCAATCCGTCGGGACTCCTTCCGCGTGACGACGCGGACCGACAGTGCGGTGTCTTCGGTCGGCATGAACCGGCCGTCGCCGATGTGCATGTTCCGGTCGGCGAGGAACCCTTCGGTGTTCTGTCGGAATACGGTGACTTCCATCCCCTCGGGACCGAGGCTCTCGTACGCGCGAATCGGACGGACGTTCGCGTACAGGTCGAACTCGGAGCGGAGCGTGCTGCTGGGGTTCTGGTTCGCGGGGTCGTCCTCGGGGTACTCGCCGGCGAGAATCGGCCCGAGAAACCACCCGTCGCACTCCTCTAGCGCTTCGAGCGTCGTCTCCGGAACCGTCGATCCGTGCCTCTCGTAGCCCTCCCAGCCGACGGGTAACTCGACGAATTCCGCATCGGCCTGACTCGCTTCTACCGCTCGTCGTGCTGCCGAGACGATTTCCGGCCCGATTCCGTCTCCCGGCAGGATTCCGAGTCGAAGTACCATCCAGTGATGTAACGTAATCGATCGTGTTATACGTTCCCGTACGGTCAACATTGACTCCCGGCGCCCCTGAGGGACAACTTCCTTATAGTCCGTCGTAAAGTACCGAACATGATACGGTCGTTCGATGGTACAACACCCCAAATCGCGGACTCGGCGTACGTGGACGAGGCGGCAGTCGTCATCGGTGATGTCGTCATCGAGGCGGAGGCGAGTGTCTGGCCGAACGCGACCCTTCGAGGTGATAGCGATAGAATCGTCGTGGGAGCCGGTGCCAACGTCCAAGATAACGCCGTGTTACACGAGGACGCCGTTCTCGAACCGGAGACCACAGTCGGCCACAGCGGTATCGTCCACGCCGCAACGGTCGCAGAGGGCGCGCTCGTGGGGATGAATGCGGTAGTCCTCGACGATGCACGTATCGGCGAAGACGCGATCGTCGGGGCCGGAGCCGTCGTGACCGAGGGTACCGAAGTACCGACCG is a window encoding:
- a CDS encoding isocitrate/isopropylmalate dehydrogenase family protein, translating into MVLRLGILPGDGIGPEIVSAARRAVEASQADAEFVELPVGWEGYERHGSTVPETTLEALEECDGWFLGPILAGEYPEDDPANQNPSSTLRSEFDLYANVRPIRAYESLGPEGMEVTVFRQNTEGFLADRNMHIGDGRFMPTEDTALSVRVVTRKESRRIAEAAFAHADAHDKDVTAVHKGNVLKHGEALFLEECRAVADDYPDVTLETSLVDAFAMELVRNPTDHDVVVTTNLFGDILSDEAAGVVGSLGVAPGLNYGAEHAMAQASHGAAPDIAGEGIANPAAMILSAAMLLEWIESNGDAAVGDAPATIETAVNDALDSGVRTPDIGGDETTETFTDAVVDRITP
- a CDS encoding gamma carbonic anhydrase family protein, with product MIRSFDGTTPQIADSAYVDEAAVVIGDVVIEAEASVWPNATLRGDSDRIVVGAGANVQDNAVLHEDAVLEPETTVGHSGIVHAATVAEGALVGMNAVVLDDARIGEDAIVGAGAVVTEGTEVPTETLVTGIPAASKAELDEPRSATTAEHYVELANRYEETSRRIE